ACAAGCTCACTGTTAGCTTGATATGATATATGGCTTTTGCATATGGTTGTAATGTTGACTTTTTGATGATAAACAGGAATATTGATGACGTGGACAGGACAATGGAGGCAATAAATGAGAAAATGGAGAAGCGTTGGCAACACCTATTGGTTCTGCAGCTGAGTTTGATGAGGCATGTATTCTAATATCCTATTTATTATTTGTTTTTTTTTCCCTCTATTAATGAAATTtatccatttatttatttattgtgcaAATGTGAAAATGCAGGATGAGTTGGATGTTGAACTTGAAGAATTAGAAGGAGCTAAACTGGAGGACTTGCTTTTACAGCCTGCCACAACTGCCCCTGCAGCTCAGGAACAATACCGACACGTCCACCGCTACGCCAGAACACGGCTGAGGATGATGAACTTGCTGCGTTACATGCATAAATGGCACTAGAGGTGATGTAAATGGGTAACCGGTTAACGGGTCAATTTTTTCTGTTTGGGTCAAGTTGGGTTGACTAAAAACTCTTATGCTGTTTAAAATCTATCTCACAAACACAAAAGATTAGGATGTTATATATAACTCTTATACAAACGTGTCTTCGTTAGTCATTATACCTAACAATTATTGATTTGCAAGTTTACCTCAGAAGCTCTGGCTATTCATGAAGGGAATAGTTGGGTGGTTTTTGCAGGTTTCACTTCTAAAGATGTCATTATTTATGATATAAAACTTTAATTCAATAAACATCAACAATTATATTTTATACTAATACATTAAACTAATATGTTGTATTGTAGCGTCTTCCAAACAAATTAATGTTTCTACCAGGACTACGGAATGGGAAATCAGTTAGATGCGTTGATTTATCGAACAGAAGATTCAAGTGGAGGTTGAAACAAGAAAAGTCCAAGTAAAAGCGCGTGTCATATGGATTTAAAAGTTTTCAACGAAAAAATAAACTAAAAGCTGGGTCAAGGTGTTCATTCAAGTACTGCTGCAAATACCGTACTTATTATTACTACCATGTTTCCAACAAATAAAAACTTATGCTTTAGCTTCAACTAAATTTGCGGACCAATGAATTGTACTTAACTCCGGTTTGTCACTTTTTACCCGAAACCGGAGTTTGGAACTCCGGTTTGCGTTCTCTCTCCTCAGTCAGTAACTTTCAGTGGACGCCACATGGCAGGAATATGAGGAGAGAGAAGACAAACCGGAGTTCCAAACTCCGGTTTCGGGTAAAAACTCCGGTAACCCTAAACACCATCGCCCTGTTCATCGCTTTATCCGAAGTATGACGAAAAAGAAAACCCTAAATGCGTTTTCGCAGCAAACGTAAACGACAAAAACATCACAAATATAAGACGCCATTCGATTCAAAAAAAGTTTAACATTTGCAACAATAAAAAAAAGTTTAACATTTGCAACAAAGAACGTCACTAATACCCAAACATCGGCGTCAGATTAACAGGAGCCATAATTCAGTCTTGAAATACTCCTGGTGTTCGCGTTAGTTGGTACAGTCACGACCTTTGGAACCGACGGTTGAGGGGAAGAGATGTTGGTGGTGGCATGTAGAGCGAGTGGGTTTGTGAGAGGGGTGATGTTGGCGGTACGGTGGCGATGGAGAGGGTTAATTTGGGTGAGCGTTAATTTCACATCAAATTGAATACTTGCTGTTATTAATCTTCCTGATGATAACATTGACGGTACAAAAAACAAAATCCATCCATATATGTTACatacatattttttttattaatattatgctTGAATTAGGAGCAATATGTGTATTTTGAATATGTTTAGATAATTTGATTCATTCAGTTTCGTTGCTCCGTTTTACTCTGTTTCTTTCTTAATAATGTTTGATGTGAAAGTTAATATATGATCATAGAAGTTTCTTGAGTTATGAAATTATGTGGAAATTGTGTTTGATTCATGATTTGATATATGGGATGTAGAAGGTTtaaaaagattgagaattcaagaaGATGAAAAAGAGGATGTAACCGGGTCAACGGGCTCTCCAAATCGTCCTGGAGAACTCGATTGTGTCTATTATTTGAGGGCTGGAATGTGTGATTATGAATCTAATTGTAGGTATAATCATCCAACCTACGATGGGCAGgtacaaaaatataaactttttgatCACACCATTCTGTTAGTTATGTTTCTTGATATGTTATACTTACATAGAACAATATGCAAAAGATTGATATGTTTCTTGATATCATTTGTTTAACCATATGATAATAACAAGCATGTAAATGACCTTCCTAAAAGATCTGGAGAGCCAGATTGCGTTTAAGTTAGCTATCTTTTAATTATAAGACTCATCAAATGGCACTCACTTCATACTAATGTTAGGTTGTCGTAATCGGTTTTTTATATGTTTTTCCCAGGTTTTTGTTTGAATTTAATATATGCAATTTGGACTAAGGTTACCTCACTTCTTGCCTATAATGTTTGGGTTTGTTTACTAAATCTTAATATGTTCAAGTTGTTATTACTTTAGATTTGGAAAAGAGGATAAACGTACAACTATACATATACATGCACATATACCTAGCTGCTATATGCAGAAACAATGATACATCTTAAAGCCAATTTTGGCaaatataaatgtttacaaaacttATATAAATATTTGCACAAATTATAATTCTATAACCACTTAGCCTTCAAAAGCATCCAATAAAAACTAAGACTAAAAGAATGTCGTGTAGCCTGACATAACTGTTGTACAAAGCTTAATCCCAAAGCATTGGATGCAAAAGTTATTTTTTCTGATGTTACTCCTTATTTTCATCTTCGTATTTCCGATTTACGCTATTGTGTGATGTCTGTGTTTTTGAAACCATTGATTTCGTGTGCGTTTGTTGCAGGTTTATATACTTGATTTTGTAATTGGTGATTGCTTCTTCCACTTCAATTAGGGCTTCTGCGAATCTACGGCTAATCAGTGAGTTGATACATTGTTTGATCATTAATTCTTGCATTTACTGGTGCCATTTTTATTTTAACTTATTTTAGGTAACTCACGATATTATGTTTATGATGTACTCCGTAATTTATAAATTCTTTATGTATTCATATCGATTATGTGATTATTTGAATTTGGATTTGTATTATTTCTTTTTCTTCAACTATTGTTCTTGCCATAGTTAAAACAAAGACGACGAACTAATCATAGCTTGGAAAGAAAATGTAGTCATGGACCACTAAAGGTAAGATATCCTTGCTATCTATAAAGATTGACAAGTCTTATTCATGTCATACAGAATTGCAGATGTCTCCAACGCCTTTGAGCACCTTTTTGAAAAACAAAGATGAATTATTGAAGTTATTTTGGTTGGTAGGTTCTACTTGGTTATCATTGGTGAAAAAATTGGTTCTAAATAGGTTTTGAGTTATTATATCACCTATATTTCGGTTTTCAATGTTGCTTATTGCAAGGTATTGGTTTTGCTTTACATTTATACcttatatatacataatttttttaCCAGATAGTCCTCTGTGTTGCATTCTTAGCCAATATCTTTAATCTATTGTTGGTCACTAACTGAGGTCATGCGTATGAAACAGAATGATGGCAACTAAGGTTTAATATCTGAAACTATGGTAGGGAACCGTTTTTTTATTACTCCTGGAAGTTGTGCAAGTCCATGCTTTAAATCCTTTGTGGTTCATCTCAAACTGCAGGTTTCtaatattcattttttttttttaaatttccagTTACAAGATTCGTAACAGTTTCTATTTTGTTTTTTTAGTAAAAGGGTTGTTCGTCGTCTTTTTCGCACCAACATGtattcacagaacaggtttgttgttTTTTTGTTTCTTATTTTTCCCAATGTTTGTATCGTTTATGGTTTGTTATGCGATGATCTAACTTCTAGAGCAGTGCCGAGTCTAAAGGTATAGGAGTGGAGTCCTATGACCCCACTACTTTCGAAATTTTTTATACAATGTAGTATTCAAATTGTATagtacaccactaaatttaactataggACGCGGTATATTTTTAAAGTTGTTGACTTTTTAGAGTTAAACGACCACTAAAGTACCCTTCAAATAAAGTTAGACTTGAAATAAAAAATTGGGACCCCATTGGATTTTTATTTAGGATTCGCCACTGTTCTAGAGTGTTCATCATTATATGTTTTACTTTATTGTGTCCTTTGTGCAAGTTATTCTATATGCAtataaatatgtttcatataatgGATTCCGTCACGCAGGTTGATTATATGGTATTGTTAATATATAATTTATGTTATCCAGATGATCAATTTGAGTGGTTTGGTTTTTTACATTAAAAGGTAGGATTTTCTATTTGTTTAGTCCTTCACGTTTTTTCCTTTTTCTCTCTTTGACCACCTTGTCGATGATTATTGATGATGTTTTATGACTATGAATTTGTTTCCCTTAATGGTATCTTATTAACTAACAATCAGAATGTTACaacaaattttttttcttcttttgagCAACCTCCCATAAGACGTAAATCGCAAGACAAAAGACCGCATTACAATATTAAAGTCTTTTGGGTCATGCATCTTCTATGCATGTTGCGGATGAATCATCTAATGTCCAGGGTGAGTACTTTAAGATGTTTGTGTTTACTGTTTTGGTGTTTGTTATTACTCTACATGTTTGAATTCAATATTGTTAAAGGTAGTTATTAGTTAATGTGGCTGAAAATGAAGATTACATATTCATACAACACTTAGGCTCTCGCTGCGTTCTCGAAGATGAAACAACAAAAAGAGTAAGCTCACTTTACATTACTGTATAGAGTATACTTGCTTAATTCATTACAATTATTTACTTTACCCAGAATAGTTTTATGTATATGCATTAGGTTTGTAAACTATTTGTGACAACTTTTGTGATGATTTTGATTTGCAGCTTTTTAAAAGCTTATGATCACAACACTTTTTGTATCAGTTTCATATGCAAATTTTTGAGTTGTAGATCTCTCAAGACAAAGACAAAGTCAAAGATTTCAAGCCGTTTAACCATAGACGCGTATAGCTTTCAACAAAACAATACACATATGTATTTTGATGTTATTTGTAGGTTTTTTAAATAGGAAAAAAATTCAGAAAAGCACCAGCTATGTCTATTTCTGTATCTAAATATCTAATGTTGCGTTTAAATATCGTACccgcttatgttcaaatggtgggaAACCAACTATCCCCGCCGCACCACGTGGGCCAGGCCGGACCTAGTTAATATCGTAAGACGTTAGTAGCGGAAGTGTGGACACGTGAAAAGGGAAGAAACAAAGATTAGAAGCTGAGTCTTTGATCTTCAAAACAAACAGACGGTTGTGcctctttattttatttattaatattacggAGTAATTTAGAAACTTGGCGATTTGGAAGTTCATAAGAGCAGCCCTTAGCTCTGTCTTCCAAGCACCCCAATATTAGCAATTAGCCATTGCTTAGTCCTTAATCACCTGTGCTTCATTTTGTCGTTGGATAGCAAAATTGATCACGGAACACTTGTATTAATTTGTTGTACATTTTACATTATTACTTGTATCCgaaaataattaagtaatttagTGAGTGTGAGGAAGTGTGTGATGGGTACGTCATGGTTGTTAGTATTTAGTGGTTGGTTAGTGATGAGAAatttgtgctgatgtggcgctgatgtggcattCAGTGATCCCATGACGGACCGTCATGGTTAAGAGTGGTCTAAGGAAACGGAAGTGGtactctgttttttttttttttttttttttttgttttgtttccgAGAGAAAAAAAATATCGAAAAAAGTTTGATTAtagataactttttttttttttttttgtttccgagagaaaaaaaaatatcgaaAAAAGTTTGATTATAGATAACTCGCGGACGGAGAGGGCGAAAAGAAAGAGAGTAAGAAAAGCGACAACAGACCGTTACTCGGTGGCGGCGGCAGACCAGTTCTTGGTGGTGGCGGCGGCAGACCGATTTCGGTGGCAGCGGCAAGAAAAAGAAAGAAGGAACCTAAACATTTGATACCATGTAGAATAATGAAAACCCCGTGAGTTATTGTTTATTACATTAACAACTATATATAGAGTACAACAGAAACCCTAATCAACCATTTAAACCCTAATGGGCCAAGTCAACTACACAATCGGGCTGGACTAATCCTAATACATGTATACATTCTAATAAGACAAATTAATTAAAAGGGTGAGCTGAGCGAGACtcgaacttaccaccacaaccccAGCCCAAAACACGAGGAATGAGGATACCACTCGGCTAGAAGCGCGGTGGTGCTACATTATATGTATGTGATTCTATCAAGTGCAACTAAAAGTCAACATAAAACTCCAACCGGGTTTAGATTGACACGCGcaatagttaaaaaaaaaaaaagggggtccAAATATGATCATCTTAATCTTATAAGTTGCAGTAAACATGTTGGAGCACTCATTCTGATGCAGAAGATCACTTCTAAAAAGATAAAATATACACGTCACAAAAGAATTTTAacatttctatcttcaagttgtgGAATATCCATCTTCATATTTTCATGTTTATAACCTGGAATCCTTGTAACAAATTAGAACAAACAAAAGAATTAGAATCGAAATTAACCAAGAAACCAAAAtttagaaagttactaaacatgTGAGGCTTTTTTTAAATAGAAACTAAATTACTTTTCTTGTATTCAACATAATTGATACttctgcatttttttttttttttttttgaaaagcaagaaatgatattattaacattaataagttacaagggGTAAAAATGCTCAGCCCATAACGATTTCACCAGTACCCGAAAGAAAAAAAGCTATAATCTACATATTTACATAAGTTGATACAAACAGCAGCTCGAATAATGAAAACATCATGAACACGAACAGCAGCACGAATAGTAGCAGCAGCTCGAATGATGTAAAACGGGTTGGATCACAAACATGTCGGTTCATTAAGACATTTAACCCAAATAATAACCCTGCAATCTGCACAATTTCTTAGTATTACTTTTTACCACAATTTCTTCTCCACTATTATTGATTTAATAATTGACATTGATTAAGACAAACAGCAGCTCACTTAATGAGTATCGTATTAATACTTGACTTGGTAGTGTTGTTAGAAGTCGAGAATTTAAATTTCAAAGGCATAAGAAATGGACATGTTAGCAGGAAAAAGAAGGCTGCAACATAGATTAGGCTAAGCTTaacttagttttatatataattctcCTAATAACTAGCAAATAAGCCTCAAACAAATCCAGGGGTGAACACTCAGAATTCTCACTTTACAGCATCAAAGCAGATTCAATGATACACATAATCCATTTGCTTAGTACTTATAATGACCCAAAATCCCACAGTAATTAAAACATAATCAAAAAATGACCCAAACTATTAAAGGAACATTGAGCTTACATCAAAGTAAAATCCAATTACCCATTCCAACTCGGTAATCATGCAGAAGCATTGTTTCCATGTAAGAGTTCACAGAGATTTCTCCAAACGTTCCAGTAATCGTAGTCCACTTGAAGCGTTTTGAGGAGGGTTCATAAATAGCAACTGATGATACATCTTGCGTATAAGTATCTATCATTTCCAAGACCACTTTACCGTTGTAACTAATTGCCATCGGCGTCACAAGATCATAGTTTGTGTTTATGGTGAATAGCTTTTTAAACGAACTTTTAACACCGCCTTCCATCATCCATACATCATAACCATATTTCACTATGTTGTAATCGTAGGGAAACAAAACAAGAGACTCCCTATGTTTAGACAAATCCAAAATGCGGTAGCGTGCCAAACTATCTGGAAGATATATCACTCCAAATTCTTCACGAGTCAAATCAAAGGAAATTATTACCCGTGACGGATTTGTATCATCATCCTTATTAGATGCACACCAATAAATTAACCCGTCAACGCATTCACTCCGCGATGAAAGTTTAAACGATCGACAAAGCAGATCGCTTATTTTGCTAAGTAAACGTGTTCTCCATAACCCGGAACTTAACGAAAAAACCTCAAGTTTCCAAGTTTCATTTTCCAACGATTTTTGAGGAAACGAAAGGCGGACAAGCTTAGGATCGCTAGTTTTGGGACAAACCCCAAAACCAACAACACGTTCAAAATTGCCATTATCAAAATTAGGGAAAATAACAGTAACAGATTTTCGAATCCAAGGATTCCAAATAATAGCACTAGAACCAGTATACAAACACAACAAACCTTGAGAGCTACCAACAAGTCTTAGTGTGGTCGATTGTTTAGCAGAATTTGGAAGAATGGCAGACATATCACACATCTGTTTAGGGAAGTTATCATCATCAACAATTGAAACATACCTCATCCCACCCTCACTGGGATCATCAGACATTATAAACAAGCACCGCTGAGTTTCACCGATGCTGTAATCGGAAACAAAACGAGAGCTATCGATCAATGATTTCCAATGTTTGGAGACACTTCTGAATCGCATCAGTGATTTCACCGGGAACCTTTTCATGATTTCAATTTGGATTTCAAACGGTATGTGGTCGGACATTTTGATTTGGATTTGGATTTGGATTTGGATTTTGGGGATGCAATTTCTAGGGTTTTAAGGTTTTGCAAAGGGAAATCACCACCCATTTTACTTGTTACACCATAATTGACTAAATTGACAGCTTATACAAATTATTTAAAACTTTTTGTTATAATTTATTGAGGGATATTTAAGGAAAAAAGCTTTAAATTGTGGTGGAACAAGTAAAATGAATGTTGGAGATATCATCTCCCTTTTACAAATTGGTAGCGTGAGGGGGTTTAGGGATACGATATTTTTATGAATAAGTTTTCGAGTAGGGTAAGTTTAAGTCCCAATAAAGTCAAAAAATCTGCTAAACGTAAAATGCCCCAAAgtgtattattaattaaataaaatcaatttttttaaagCAAGCAatgtattaattaaattaaataataaataataacatttgAAAGGATGGGCTTTATTATCATTTATCAAtcaattttaaaaaattaaattaaagatatttttttttgaaaagcagcaATCTTATTAAAAAAACTCAAGATGTTTACAACTCGATGTTTACAACTCAGTACAATCGATGGCCTCGCAATTAAAAACAAATTCACACAAGATAACTAACAAGATGTTAAGTAAGCATAAACTAAACTAGGAAAGTATGTGGATTGTGAATCTAATTATGCCAATCGATCTTCTTTTCTCTACATCTCTTAGCGACCCATTCAAACGATTTTAATTGTATCTCACATAGCGCAATCGGAGgattccaacttttattattgaaAATTTTTTGGTTTCGATTATGCCATATGAGATATCCGGACGTCCAAGTAATCGCTTGCCACACTTTGGTACCAAATTCCGACATCGCAATATTAATTGAACCTTGAAATAACTCATTGATGCTAATCGAGGATAGTAAGTTAACACCCCACCAATCGAAAACTTTTTCCCAAATCTCTAAAACATGTTTGCAAAAGACTAACGCATGCTCAACCGATTCGATATCATCATCGCAGAGTTGGCATCGAACACTATTCAAATCAACACCACGTTTATCTAATTCGCACAACGCCGGTAACCTCTTTTTTCTCGCCCTCCATATGAACACTTCCACCTTTATTGGAACAAGGTTATTACGGAGAGTTTCGACGCAGTTAGTACCTGGGGAAATAACCTTCAAATCAATAAGTTTAGAAAGCTTTTTTGTAGTAAAGAGACCGTTGCTCGATAACCCCCACTTCCAAGAGTCTGATTTCGAAATATCCATGGAAATGGACGAGACTAACGCTTCGAGCTGCTGTAACTCAGTGAGCGTTCGACCCGTCGGCTCGCGAATCCAGTCCCATGAACCTGCTGCTGTATTCCCGTCCCACTGAATTCTGTCGTTGACCCGTGCCCTTCGATTTCTATCCAGCCGAAACAGTCTGCTAAAGGTGTTCTCGAATGGATCAGGGCTTGCCCATGCTTCGCACCAAAAAAACGTGTTGCCTCCATCCCCAATCTTTTTTGCAAACGAGTTGGAGAAGGAGACACCCGAATTATCTATGTGACCACctgttttgataatatttgaccaAGTAGAATTAAAAGTGAGAGAACATTTGAATTTAAACGAATCCAAACCACCCGACGAGCCATAAATGCTCGAAATAACTTTGACCCACAAAGCGTTgggttcggttttaaacctccaccaccacttgccgatcaaAGCTAGATTTTTACTTTTTAGGGAACCCAAatttaacccccccccccccccccccccccccccccccccgaccaaTATGGCAAGAGCAcatcatcccatttaacccaagcaaTTTTAGAGTCAcaccccgacccgccccaaaaaaaatgtACGTCTCACACTCTCAAGCTTTTTTAACACACATGGCGGGGAACGGAAGAGCGAGAAGAAATACAACGGAAGACTATTTAGCACCGACTTTACAAGTGTTAACCGACTCCCAAACGACATCGAACGAGCCTTCCAATCCGAGAGTCGCTTCTCAAATTTGTTAATCACCAGCAACCAACTTTCCCACTTTTTCATGTTTGCCCCAATTGGGAGGCCAATGTAAGTGAAAGGGAGAGAA
This window of the Rutidosis leptorrhynchoides isolate AG116_Rl617_1_P2 chromosome 7, CSIRO_AGI_Rlap_v1, whole genome shotgun sequence genome carries:
- the LOC139858658 gene encoding F-box/kelch-repeat protein At3g23880-like gives rise to the protein MSDHIPFEIQIEIMKRFPVKSLMRFRSVSKHWKSLIDSSRFVSDYSIGETQRCLFIMSDDPSEGGMRYVSIVDDDNFPKQMCDMSAILPNSAKQSTTLRLVGSSQGLLCLYTGSSAIIWNPWIRKSVTVIFPNFDNGNFERVVGFGVCPKTSDPKLVRLSFPQKSLENETWKLEVFSLSSGLWRTRLLSKISDLLCRSFKLSSRSECVDGLIYWCASNKDDDTNPSRVIISFDLTREEFGVIYLPDSLARYRILDLSKHRESLVLFPYDYNIVKYGYDVWMMEGGVKSSFKKLFTINTNYDLVTPMAISYNGKVVLEMIDTYTQDVSSVAIYEPSSKRFKWTTITGTFGEISVNSYMETMLLHDYRVGMGNWILL